One stretch of Caldinitratiruptor microaerophilus DNA includes these proteins:
- a CDS encoding pyruvate carboxylase, with the protein MAHRREFRRVLVANRGEIATRIFQACTELGKQTVAIYSEADTLSLHRYKADEAYLVGEGQSPVAAYLDIDGILRLARQKQVDAIHPGYGFLAENPVFARRCEEAGIAFIGPEPRHLELFGDKVAARRLAREAGLPVVPGTDEPVASEAEALAFAREHGYPVIVKAVAGGGGRGMRVVRGEAELLLALESARSEARAAFGDGSVYLERLVQSPRHIEVQVLGDRSGRVIHLWERDCSVQRRHQKVVEVAPAVRLDPGLREAICQAAVALMTRAGYVNAGTVEFLVDREGRFYFIEVNPRIQVEHTITELILGVDIVQAQIRLAEGYLLSELGPILPDPERLVPRGYAIQCRVTTEDPENAFLPDTGRITAFRAPGGFGVRLDVGGGHAGAEITPHYDSLLVKLSTWALTFEQAARKMHRALQEFRVRGVKTNIPFLENVVTHPDFLAGRVDTGFIDSHPELLQFPPRRDRGTRLLRYIAHVVVNGSEGVRPGTRKPNLRPAPVPPPDPDWTPPPTAKAILDRDGPEALAGWVRAQKRLLLCDTTMRDAHQSLLATRVRSHDILRIAEATGRLAPDLFALECWGGATFDTAYRFLKEDPWERLAALRRRIPHVLFMMLLRGQSVVGYGSYPDNVVRAFVREAAAAGIDIFRIFDSLNYLPNMEVAIDAVRAASKVAEVALCYTGDILDPHRTRYDLRYYVRLAKEIERAGAHMLAIKDMAGLLKPQAAYRLVKALKEEVGLPVHLHTHDTAGAGVAAVLKAAEAGVDIADAALGAMAGGTSQPSLNAVVAALEGTDRATGIDLDRLQALSDYWEVVRTYYFPFEGGSNAPNASVYRHQVPGGQFTNLRQQAEALGLGDRWPEVVRAYAQVDELLGELIKVTPSSKMVGDFALFLVQQGLTPAELVRRAPELDFPQSVVDFFRGLLGQPPYGFPEELQRAVLRGEEPIRGRPGALLPPADFDAARAALAARTGRPPAEREVVSYLLFPQVVLDYLRHHEEYGDTSVLDTPTFLYGLRHGEQVAVEIEPGKTLIIKLTAVGEPMPDGTRIVYFELNGTPREVRIRDRQAASALPVRPRAERGNPRHVGASMPGKILKVLVEPGDEVRKGEQLVVIEAMKMETVITSPADGRVEAVLVHPGEAVEAGDLLIRLAGGAGT; encoded by the coding sequence GTGGCCCACCGGCGGGAGTTCCGGCGGGTGCTCGTGGCGAATCGGGGCGAGATCGCGACCCGGATCTTCCAGGCGTGCACGGAACTCGGCAAGCAGACCGTCGCCATCTACAGCGAGGCGGACACCCTGTCCCTGCACCGGTACAAGGCGGACGAGGCGTACCTCGTCGGGGAGGGCCAGTCGCCCGTCGCTGCCTACCTCGACATCGACGGCATCCTGCGGCTCGCGCGCCAGAAGCAGGTGGACGCCATCCACCCGGGTTACGGCTTCCTGGCGGAGAACCCGGTTTTCGCCCGCCGCTGCGAGGAGGCGGGGATCGCCTTCATCGGCCCCGAGCCGCGCCACCTGGAACTCTTCGGCGACAAGGTGGCCGCCCGCCGCCTCGCCCGGGAGGCCGGCCTGCCCGTCGTCCCCGGCACCGACGAGCCCGTGGCGTCGGAGGCGGAAGCGCTCGCCTTCGCCCGGGAGCACGGGTACCCGGTCATCGTCAAGGCGGTGGCCGGGGGCGGCGGCCGGGGGATGCGGGTGGTCCGGGGCGAAGCGGAACTCCTCCTTGCCCTGGAGAGCGCCCGCTCCGAGGCCCGGGCCGCCTTCGGCGACGGCTCGGTGTACCTGGAGCGCCTGGTGCAGAGCCCCCGGCACATCGAGGTGCAGGTCCTGGGGGACCGGTCGGGCCGGGTCATCCACCTGTGGGAGCGGGACTGCTCGGTCCAGCGCCGCCATCAGAAGGTGGTGGAGGTGGCGCCGGCCGTCCGCCTGGACCCCGGGCTCCGGGAGGCCATCTGCCAGGCCGCCGTGGCCCTCATGACCCGGGCGGGGTACGTGAACGCGGGCACCGTGGAGTTCCTCGTCGACCGCGAGGGGCGCTTCTACTTCATCGAGGTCAACCCCCGCATCCAGGTCGAGCACACCATCACCGAGCTGATCCTCGGGGTCGACATCGTCCAGGCGCAGATCCGCCTGGCGGAGGGCTACCTCCTCTCGGAGCTCGGGCCGATCCTGCCCGACCCGGAGCGATTGGTCCCCCGGGGGTACGCCATCCAGTGCCGGGTCACGACGGAGGACCCCGAGAACGCCTTCCTCCCGGACACCGGCCGCATCACGGCCTTCCGCGCCCCCGGCGGGTTCGGCGTGCGCCTCGACGTGGGGGGCGGCCACGCCGGCGCCGAGATCACCCCACACTACGACTCCCTCCTGGTCAAGCTCAGCACCTGGGCCCTCACCTTCGAGCAGGCGGCCCGCAAGATGCACCGGGCGCTGCAGGAGTTCCGGGTGCGCGGGGTCAAGACGAACATCCCCTTCCTGGAGAACGTCGTCACCCACCCCGACTTCCTGGCCGGGCGGGTGGACACCGGGTTCATCGACTCCCACCCCGAACTCCTCCAGTTCCCGCCCCGGCGGGACCGGGGGACCCGGCTCCTGCGCTACATCGCCCACGTGGTGGTGAACGGCTCCGAGGGGGTCCGGCCCGGCACCCGCAAGCCGAACCTCCGTCCCGCACCGGTGCCGCCCCCGGACCCCGACTGGACCCCGCCCCCCACGGCCAAGGCGATCCTGGACCGGGACGGGCCGGAAGCCCTGGCCGGCTGGGTGCGGGCGCAGAAGCGGCTCCTCCTCTGCGACACGACCATGCGGGACGCCCACCAGTCCCTGCTCGCCACGCGGGTGCGCTCCCACGACATCCTCCGCATCGCCGAGGCCACCGGCCGCCTGGCCCCCGACCTCTTCGCGCTGGAGTGCTGGGGCGGCGCCACCTTCGACACGGCGTACCGCTTCCTCAAGGAAGACCCGTGGGAACGCCTGGCGGCCCTTCGCCGCCGGATCCCCCACGTCCTCTTCATGATGCTTCTGCGCGGCCAGAGCGTGGTGGGGTACGGCAGCTACCCCGACAACGTCGTGCGGGCCTTCGTGCGCGAGGCCGCCGCGGCGGGCATCGACATCTTCCGCATCTTCGACAGCCTCAACTACCTGCCGAACATGGAGGTCGCCATCGACGCCGTCCGGGCGGCGAGCAAGGTGGCAGAGGTGGCCCTGTGTTACACCGGCGACATCCTGGACCCGCACCGCACCCGCTACGACCTCCGCTACTACGTGCGGCTGGCGAAGGAGATCGAGCGGGCCGGCGCGCACATGCTGGCCATCAAGGACATGGCCGGGCTCCTCAAGCCCCAGGCGGCCTACCGGCTGGTGAAAGCGCTGAAGGAGGAGGTGGGCCTCCCCGTCCACCTGCACACCCACGACACGGCCGGCGCCGGAGTGGCGGCGGTGCTCAAGGCCGCCGAGGCGGGGGTGGACATCGCCGACGCGGCCCTCGGCGCCATGGCGGGCGGCACGTCCCAGCCGAGCCTGAACGCTGTGGTCGCCGCCCTGGAGGGTACCGACCGGGCCACGGGAATCGACCTGGACCGCCTCCAGGCCCTGTCCGACTACTGGGAGGTCGTGCGGACCTACTACTTCCCGTTCGAGGGCGGCTCGAACGCCCCGAACGCCTCCGTGTACCGCCACCAGGTCCCCGGCGGGCAGTTCACCAACCTGCGGCAGCAGGCCGAGGCGCTGGGGCTCGGGGACCGGTGGCCGGAGGTCGTCCGGGCCTATGCGCAGGTGGACGAACTCCTCGGCGAGCTCATCAAGGTCACCCCGTCCTCGAAGATGGTGGGCGACTTCGCCCTCTTCCTGGTGCAACAGGGCCTGACGCCGGCAGAGCTCGTGCGCCGGGCGCCCGAGCTCGACTTCCCGCAGTCGGTGGTCGACTTCTTCCGCGGCCTCCTGGGCCAGCCCCCGTACGGGTTCCCCGAAGAGCTGCAGCGGGCCGTGCTCCGGGGCGAGGAGCCCATCCGGGGGCGGCCGGGGGCGCTCCTGCCGCCGGCCGACTTCGACGCGGCGCGGGCGGCGCTGGCCGCCCGCACAGGCCGGCCGCCCGCCGAGCGGGAGGTCGTCTCCTACCTCCTCTTCCCCCAGGTCGTGCTCGACTACCTCCGCCACCACGAAGAGTACGGGGACACGTCCGTCCTCGACACCCCCACCTTCCTGTACGGCCTGCGCCACGGCGAGCAGGTGGCGGTGGAGATCGAACCGGGGAAGACCCTCATCATCAAGCTCACCGCCGTGGGCGAGCCCATGCCGGACGGCACCCGGATCGTCTACTTCGAGCTGAACGGGACGCCGCGGGAGGTGCGGATCCGGGACCGGCAGGCGGCCTCGGCCCTGCCGGTGCGCCCCCGGGCCGAGCGGGGCAACCCCCGCCACGTGGGCGCCTCGATGCCGGGCAAGATTCTCAAGGTGCTGGTCGAGCCCGGCGACGAGGTGCGGAAGGGCGAGCAGCTGGTCGTGATCGAGGCGATGAAGATGGAGACCGTCATCACCTCGCCGGCCGACGGGCGCGTGGAGGCCGTGCTCGTGCACCCCGGCGAGGCCGTGGAGGCCGGCGACCTGCTCATCCGGCTGGCAGGCGGCGCCGGAACCTGA
- a CDS encoding aminotransferase class I/II-fold pyridoxal phosphate-dependent enzyme has product MNQFDTPLFTGLLAHAARNPIQFHIPGHKKGAGMAPEFRRFIGENALSIDLINIAPLDDLHNPHGIIKEAQAIAAEAFGADATFFSVQGTSGAIMAMIMATVGPGEKILVPRNVHKSVMSAILLTGARPVYMAPDLDTRLGIAHGVSVETVRDTLAAHPDARAVLVINPTYYGVAADLKSIVEVAHAHGVPVLVDEAHGVHVHFHERLPLSAMQAGADMSATSVHKLGGALTQASVLNVREGLVTASRVQAVLSLLHTTSTSYLLLASLDVARKHLATRGRDLLSRAIALADQARAEIGRIPGLYCLGPDAIGLTSARFDYDPTKLCISVKELGVTGAEVEQTLREEFNIEIELSDLYNILCVVSIGDTEFEIRALVDALRAIAERHYRRRPANHVRVRLPELPELVMTPREAFYAPSEAVPLAESEGRISAEFVMVYPPGIPILAPGEIITSGNIAYILDHLAAGYPVQGPEDETLREIRVVRRG; this is encoded by the coding sequence TTGAATCAGTTCGACACGCCGCTCTTCACGGGGCTCCTCGCCCACGCGGCGAGAAACCCGATCCAGTTCCACATCCCCGGCCACAAGAAGGGGGCCGGGATGGCGCCGGAGTTCCGCCGGTTCATCGGCGAGAACGCCCTGAGCATCGACCTGATCAACATCGCCCCGCTGGACGACCTCCACAACCCGCACGGGATCATCAAGGAGGCCCAGGCTATCGCCGCCGAGGCCTTCGGGGCCGACGCGACCTTCTTCTCCGTGCAGGGCACGAGCGGCGCGATCATGGCCATGATCATGGCCACCGTGGGGCCGGGGGAGAAGATCCTGGTCCCCCGCAACGTCCACAAGAGCGTGATGAGCGCGATCCTCCTGACCGGCGCCCGGCCGGTCTACATGGCGCCGGACCTCGACACGCGCCTCGGCATCGCCCACGGGGTGAGCGTCGAGACCGTGCGCGACACGCTCGCCGCCCACCCGGACGCCCGCGCCGTGCTGGTGATCAACCCCACGTACTACGGGGTGGCGGCCGACCTCAAGTCGATCGTCGAGGTCGCCCACGCCCACGGGGTCCCGGTGCTGGTCGACGAGGCCCACGGCGTGCACGTGCACTTCCACGAGCGGCTGCCGCTGTCGGCCATGCAGGCGGGCGCCGACATGTCGGCGACCAGCGTCCACAAGCTCGGCGGGGCGCTGACGCAGGCCTCGGTCCTGAACGTGCGGGAAGGGCTCGTCACGGCCTCCCGGGTGCAGGCGGTGCTCTCGCTTCTCCACACGACGAGCACGTCCTACCTGCTCCTCGCCTCCCTGGACGTCGCCCGCAAGCACCTGGCGACCCGGGGGCGGGACCTCCTCAGCCGGGCCATCGCCCTGGCCGACCAGGCCCGGGCGGAGATCGGCCGCATCCCGGGGCTGTACTGCCTGGGGCCCGATGCGATCGGCCTCACCTCGGCCCGGTTCGACTACGACCCCACCAAGCTCTGCATCTCCGTGAAGGAGCTGGGTGTGACGGGCGCGGAGGTCGAGCAGACCCTCCGTGAGGAGTTCAACATCGAGATCGAGCTGAGCGACCTCTACAACATCCTCTGCGTGGTGTCGATTGGCGATACCGAGTTCGAGATCCGGGCCCTGGTGGACGCGCTGCGGGCGATCGCCGAGCGCCACTACCGCCGCCGCCCGGCCAACCACGTGCGGGTCCGTCTGCCCGAGCTACCCGAGCTCGTCATGACGCCCCGGGAGGCGTTCTACGCCCCCAGCGAGGCGGTGCCCCTGGCCGAGTCGGAGGGCCGGATCTCCGCCGAGTTCGTGATGGTCTACCCGCCCGGCATCCCGATCCTGGCCCCGGGGGAGATCATCACCTCCGGCAACATCGCCTACATCCTCGACCACCTGGCGGCCGGGTACCCCGTGCAGGGGCCGGAGGACGAGACGCTGCGCGAGATCCGCGTGGTCCGCCGGGGCTGA
- a CDS encoding HAMP domain-containing sensor histidine kinase, producing MSRLFRSLQARLVLAYLLLVLVAMELTGVFLLGSLESYYLNSFRTTLSAQAQLLGGMAIAHLAPAGGVGPDRQAIANLVANWPAETGISVAILGSDGEVLGASRRQAALVGQRLQTDEISHALGGSVGELVARDPETGERTMVRATPLFSGGRVVGVVYLKGSLERSDEVLRNIRRLVLVATGIALAVSAVLGTALARTITGPVRELTAKATAMAQGQFDQSIPVRSGDEVGRLAETFNFLAGRLKETLAEISGERQKLETILAYMADGLVALDREGRIIKVNPAAARLLGADPGTLTGLRPAEAWPDSPVAELLERARTQGESGSLELRPQGERGPVLVAEATPLRGEGDAPAGAVLVLHDITELQRLDQMRRDFVANVSHELKTPLTTVKSYVETLLDGAAEDPELRTRFLGVVEAETDRMVRLVRDLLQLSQLDQGTLQLDLQPVSLPELVEGVLARLSPAWSRRRLAVEWEWAPDLPLCLADRDRLEQVVLNIVANAVEFTPEGGSIRLWAGPDPGGAPGSPGSYVRLTVKDTGIGIPAEDLPRIFERFYRVDKARARTLGGTGLGLAIAKQIVEALGGDIRIASEVGKGTEVTVLLPVAEEAADEEGPAETERGATAG from the coding sequence ATGTCCCGTTTGTTCCGGTCGCTGCAGGCGCGCCTCGTGCTGGCGTACCTCCTGCTGGTGCTCGTGGCGATGGAGCTCACGGGCGTGTTCCTGCTGGGCTCCCTGGAGTCGTACTACCTCAACTCCTTCCGCACCACGCTGAGCGCCCAGGCGCAGCTGCTGGGCGGCATGGCGATCGCCCACCTGGCGCCGGCGGGCGGGGTGGGGCCGGACCGGCAGGCGATCGCCAACCTCGTCGCGAACTGGCCCGCCGAGACGGGCATCTCCGTGGCGATCCTCGGCTCCGACGGCGAGGTGCTCGGCGCCTCGCGCCGGCAGGCGGCGCTGGTGGGGCAGCGCCTCCAGACCGATGAGATCTCCCACGCCCTGGGTGGATCGGTGGGGGAGCTGGTGGCGCGCGACCCCGAGACGGGCGAGCGCACCATGGTGCGGGCCACGCCGCTCTTCAGCGGCGGCCGGGTGGTCGGGGTCGTCTACCTCAAGGGCTCGCTCGAGCGCAGCGACGAGGTCCTGCGCAACATCCGGCGCCTGGTCCTGGTTGCGACGGGCATCGCCCTGGCCGTGTCCGCCGTCCTCGGCACCGCGCTCGCCCGCACCATCACCGGGCCGGTGCGGGAGCTCACCGCGAAGGCCACCGCGATGGCCCAGGGCCAGTTCGACCAGTCGATCCCCGTCCGTTCCGGGGACGAGGTCGGCCGCCTCGCCGAGACCTTCAACTTCCTGGCCGGGCGCCTGAAGGAGACGCTCGCCGAGATCTCCGGCGAGCGCCAGAAGCTCGAGACCATCCTGGCCTACATGGCCGACGGCCTCGTCGCCCTGGACCGGGAGGGCCGGATCATCAAGGTGAACCCCGCCGCCGCCCGCCTCCTGGGCGCCGACCCGGGCACGCTCACCGGCCTCCGCCCGGCCGAGGCGTGGCCGGACTCCCCGGTCGCCGAGCTCCTCGAGCGCGCCCGCACGCAGGGTGAGTCGGGCAGCCTCGAGCTGCGCCCGCAGGGCGAGCGCGGCCCCGTGCTCGTCGCGGAGGCCACCCCCCTGCGGGGCGAGGGGGACGCCCCGGCCGGCGCCGTGCTGGTCCTGCACGACATCACGGAGCTGCAGCGCCTGGACCAGATGCGCCGGGACTTCGTGGCCAACGTCTCGCACGAGCTGAAGACCCCGCTCACCACGGTCAAGAGCTACGTGGAGACCCTCCTGGACGGGGCCGCGGAGGACCCGGAGCTGCGCACCCGGTTCCTCGGGGTGGTCGAGGCCGAGACGGACCGCATGGTCCGGCTCGTACGGGACCTCCTGCAGCTGAGCCAGCTCGACCAGGGGACGCTGCAGCTGGACCTGCAGCCGGTCAGCCTGCCGGAGCTCGTCGAGGGGGTGCTGGCCCGGCTGAGCCCCGCCTGGTCGCGGCGGCGCCTGGCCGTCGAGTGGGAGTGGGCGCCCGACCTTCCCCTGTGCCTGGCCGACCGGGACCGGCTCGAGCAGGTGGTGCTGAACATCGTCGCCAACGCGGTCGAGTTCACCCCGGAGGGCGGAAGCATCCGCCTGTGGGCGGGGCCGGACCCTGGCGGCGCTCCGGGCAGCCCGGGCTCCTACGTGCGGCTGACCGTCAAGGACACCGGCATCGGCATACCGGCCGAGGACCTGCCCCGCATCTTCGAGCGCTTCTACCGGGTCGACAAGGCGCGGGCCCGGACCCTGGGCGGCACCGGACTCGGGCTGGCGATCGCCAAGCAGATCGTCGAAGCCCTCGGCGGCGACATCCGCATCGCCTCCGAGGTGGGCAAGGGCACGGAGGTCACCGTCCTCCTGCCGGTGGCCGAGGAGGCGGCCGACGAGGAAGGCCCGGCGGAGACCGAACGGGGGGCGACCGCCGGATGA
- a CDS encoding response regulator transcription factor, whose translation MPQRILVVEDERPIADILRFNLEREGYEVEVATGGPEALDKARRLAPDLIILDIMLPGMDGFQVCREVRSFSSVPILMLTAKEAEIDKVVGLELGADDYVTKPFSPRELLARVRAVLRRTQPQAGGQQPAVIRGGDLTIDLQSYEVWRGDKRIELSPREFDLLRFLATHPGQVFTREALLRQVWGYDYFGDVRTVDVTVRRLREKIEPNPAQPAYIRTRRGVGYYFQRF comes from the coding sequence ATGCCGCAGCGGATCCTGGTCGTGGAGGACGAGCGCCCCATCGCCGACATCCTCCGATTCAACCTCGAGCGCGAGGGCTACGAGGTGGAGGTGGCCACGGGCGGGCCCGAGGCCCTCGACAAGGCGCGACGCCTGGCCCCGGACCTGATCATCCTCGACATCATGCTGCCGGGGATGGACGGGTTCCAGGTCTGCCGCGAGGTGCGCTCGTTCAGCTCGGTACCCATCCTCATGCTGACGGCCAAGGAGGCCGAGATCGACAAGGTCGTGGGGCTCGAGCTGGGGGCGGACGACTACGTCACGAAGCCGTTCAGCCCCCGCGAGCTGCTCGCCCGGGTCCGTGCCGTGCTGCGGCGCACCCAGCCGCAGGCCGGCGGGCAGCAGCCGGCCGTGATCCGGGGCGGTGACCTCACGATCGACCTGCAGAGCTACGAGGTCTGGCGGGGGGACAAGCGGATCGAGCTGAGCCCCCGGGAGTTCGACCTGCTCCGGTTCCTCGCCACCCACCCGGGCCAGGTCTTCACCCGGGAGGCCCTCCTGCGCCAGGTGTGGGGTTACGACTACTTCGGCGACGTGCGGACGGTCGACGTGACCGTGCGCCGCCTGCGCGAGAAGATCGAGCCGAACCCCGCCCAGCCGGCGTACATCCGGACCCGGCGCGGGGTGGGGTACTACTTCCAGCGCTTCTGA
- a CDS encoding YpiB family protein — MEKSREARSKADVIRSFLAEYQPKLPEARGFLQFLLAKEEILRKLEIVSDLEGCANAILVSAKGSGGWPFFYRRGDRYFFKTSQAVVDLMRFVPQPLCVCLETGAPPWSPERQEFLEMLARWREEVFAEEIARVNRRQDILARIDRALDQGDQDSFLHWSGELRRLESSWH, encoded by the coding sequence GTGGAAAAGTCGAGGGAAGCCCGGAGCAAGGCGGATGTGATCCGCTCCTTCCTGGCCGAGTACCAGCCGAAGCTCCCCGAGGCGCGCGGGTTCCTCCAGTTCCTGCTGGCCAAGGAGGAGATCCTCCGCAAGCTCGAGATCGTGTCGGACCTGGAAGGCTGCGCGAACGCGATCCTGGTGTCCGCCAAGGGCTCGGGCGGCTGGCCCTTCTTCTACCGCCGGGGGGACCGGTACTTCTTCAAGACGTCTCAGGCCGTGGTGGACCTGATGCGCTTCGTGCCCCAGCCCCTTTGCGTGTGCCTGGAGACGGGCGCGCCGCCCTGGTCCCCGGAGCGGCAGGAGTTCCTGGAGATGCTGGCGCGCTGGCGCGAGGAGGTTTTCGCCGAGGAGATCGCGCGGGTGAACCGCCGCCAGGACATCCTGGCGCGGATCGACCGGGCGCTCGACCAGGGTGACCAGGACAGCTTCCTGCACTGGAGCGGCGAGCTCCGCCGGCTGGAGTCCAGCTGGCACTGA
- a CDS encoding M23 family metallopeptidase, whose translation MKPRPAVLGATAAAAALALAAWGLSLARGAPSAEPSPPPTRSLIRVEYGGEPVGYVADRTVVDEAVSALLAGIPPEGRAPVDPRPRLRTEAEAAPASTPVLDSAGLAAALRAFVPDVTKAWMLTVDGREVVPVRTREDAERVLATIRDDYLQRVLREASRVDQVRIVGSIGFVERWVPASAVRTPEQAAEVLRFGTDRKIFYTVSRGDTLWDIARTRGVSVDDLVTANPEIDPDRLQPGQQISLTVREPYIHIESTETQVYEEEIPFPEHVVKDPDLWPWESRVIEPGRPGRREVTARVERRDGQVVRREIVSTRLLAEPRPARVARGTRQAPKLGTGKLCFPVNGQITSGFGYRRRDWHPGIDIAAPKGTPVHAADAGTVTFVGWDAGYGLTVRVDHGGGNIVTVYAHLSSAAVRVGETVERGQVIGQVGSTGRSTGPHLHFEVRLEGRPANPLDFYP comes from the coding sequence GTGAAACCCCGGCCCGCCGTGCTGGGGGCGACCGCTGCCGCGGCCGCCCTGGCCCTTGCCGCCTGGGGCCTGTCCCTGGCGCGCGGGGCGCCGTCCGCTGAGCCGTCGCCTCCCCCGACCCGCTCCCTCATCCGGGTGGAGTACGGCGGCGAACCGGTCGGGTACGTCGCCGACCGGACCGTGGTCGACGAGGCCGTTTCGGCTCTCCTGGCCGGGATTCCCCCGGAGGGGCGCGCGCCGGTCGACCCCCGCCCGCGCCTTCGCACGGAGGCGGAAGCGGCGCCGGCCTCGACGCCGGTGCTCGACTCCGCCGGCCTGGCGGCCGCCCTGCGGGCCTTCGTGCCGGACGTGACGAAGGCCTGGATGCTGACCGTCGACGGGCGTGAGGTGGTGCCCGTCCGGACCCGGGAGGACGCCGAACGCGTGCTCGCCACCATCCGGGACGACTACCTGCAGCGGGTGCTGCGCGAGGCGTCGCGCGTGGACCAGGTCCGGATCGTCGGCTCGATCGGCTTCGTGGAGCGGTGGGTCCCCGCCAGCGCGGTGCGCACCCCCGAGCAGGCGGCCGAGGTGCTGCGCTTCGGCACCGACCGGAAGATCTTCTACACCGTCAGCCGCGGCGACACGCTGTGGGACATCGCCCGGACCCGGGGCGTGTCCGTGGACGATCTGGTGACAGCCAACCCGGAGATCGACCCGGACCGCCTCCAGCCCGGCCAGCAGATCAGCCTGACCGTCCGAGAGCCCTACATCCACATCGAGAGCACGGAGACCCAGGTCTACGAAGAGGAGATCCCGTTCCCCGAGCACGTCGTGAAGGACCCCGACCTGTGGCCGTGGGAGAGCCGCGTCATCGAGCCCGGGCGGCCGGGGCGGCGCGAGGTCACCGCGCGGGTGGAGCGGCGTGACGGTCAGGTGGTGCGCCGCGAGATCGTCTCCACCCGGCTCCTGGCCGAGCCCCGGCCGGCGCGGGTCGCCCGGGGCACCCGCCAGGCCCCCAAGCTCGGAACCGGCAAGCTGTGCTTCCCCGTGAACGGGCAAATTACATCCGGGTTCGGCTACCGCCGCCGGGACTGGCACCCGGGCATCGACATCGCGGCGCCGAAGGGGACGCCCGTGCACGCGGCCGACGCCGGCACCGTCACCTTCGTCGGCTGGGACGCCGGGTACGGGCTGACGGTGCGGGTCGACCACGGCGGGGGGAACATCGTGACCGTGTACGCGCACCTGTCCTCGGCCGCCGTCAGGGTGGGGGAGACCGTCGAGCGGGGACAGGTGATCGGCCAGGTGGGCAGCACCGGCCGGAGCACCGGGCCGCATCTGCACTTCGAGGTCCGCCTGGAAGGACGGCCTGCCAACCCCCTCGACTTCTACCCGTGA
- a CDS encoding peptidoglycan DD-metalloendopeptidase family protein, translating to MDRAQPLQRPTGRPVFYAAGVVLVAGALALTSGRGVPEGLRASPPAAPGAPAAAADGRPSLAAGWLDWLAAGPDGQAAEVPARFPGRPGRAGDEAEAAPPPRLLTYTVRPGDTLWDLARRFGTDTDTLLAANPNLASERIQPGQELRVIAHVSRAVHKVQRGETLAGIARQYGVPADKVAAANGLDVQSAIVPGQELIIPGARPRIQLASRGEVRGAGGGWIWPVRGRLTSGFGPRWGSVHPGIDIGAPAGTTAVAARAGRVVEAGWDGGYGLSVVIDHGGGVKSRYGHASALLVRAGQQVEQGQPILKVGSTGFSTGPHLHFEIIVGGRQVDPRKYLP from the coding sequence TTGGACCGCGCGCAGCCCCTCCAACGCCCGACCGGACGGCCGGTCTTCTACGCCGCCGGGGTCGTCCTGGTGGCGGGGGCACTGGCCCTGACCTCCGGCCGCGGCGTACCGGAAGGGCTGCGCGCGTCCCCGCCCGCCGCGCCCGGCGCCCCCGCCGCGGCCGCCGACGGGCGTCCGTCCCTTGCCGCCGGGTGGCTGGATTGGCTGGCCGCCGGGCCGGACGGGCAGGCTGCCGAGGTCCCGGCGCGGTTCCCGGGTCGACCGGGGCGTGCCGGGGACGAGGCGGAGGCGGCCCCTCCGCCGCGGCTCCTGACGTACACCGTCCGGCCGGGCGACACCCTCTGGGACCTGGCGCGGCGGTTCGGCACCGACACCGACACGCTGCTCGCCGCCAACCCGAACCTGGCGTCGGAACGGATCCAGCCCGGACAGGAGCTCCGGGTCATCGCCCACGTCTCCAGGGCGGTGCACAAGGTCCAGCGCGGCGAGACCCTCGCGGGGATCGCCCGCCAGTACGGGGTCCCCGCGGACAAGGTGGCCGCCGCCAACGGGCTCGACGTCCAGAGCGCCATCGTCCCCGGGCAGGAGCTGATCATCCCCGGCGCCCGGCCCCGGATCCAGCTCGCCAGCCGCGGCGAGGTCCGCGGGGCGGGCGGCGGCTGGATCTGGCCCGTCCGGGGGCGGCTCACCTCGGGCTTCGGCCCCCGCTGGGGCTCGGTGCACCCCGGGATCGACATCGGGGCGCCGGCCGGCACGACCGCCGTCGCCGCCCGGGCGGGGCGGGTGGTCGAGGCCGGGTGGGACGGCGGGTACGGCCTCAGCGTCGTGATCGACCACGGCGGCGGGGTGAAGTCCCGGTACGGCCACGCCTCCGCCCTCCTCGTGCGGGCCGGGCAGCAGGTCGAGCAGGGGCAGCCCATCCTCAAGGTCGGGTCGACGGGGTTTTCCACCGGCCCGCACCTGCACTTCGAGATCATCGTGGGCGGCCGGCAGGTGGACCCGCGCAAGTACCTGCCCTGA